The Hordeum vulgare subsp. vulgare chromosome 4H, MorexV3_pseudomolecules_assembly, whole genome shotgun sequence genomic interval gatgccactgataggtaacgtagcataaattcaaaaaaattcctacgcttattcagatcttcctatggagagaccagcaacgagagaggggtaagagcatcttcgtacctttgaagatcgctaagcggaagcgttgctagaacgcggttgatggagtcgtactcgcagcgattccgatctagtgccgaacgacggcacctccgcgttcaacacacgtgcagcccggtgacgtctcccgcaccttgatccagcaaggaggagggagaggttggggaagaagtccagcaacacgacggcgtggtgtcgatggagagacgaggtctcccgacagggcttcgccaagcgccggcagagaggaggaggaagaggagcagggctgcgccgagagagagagagattcaaccgtgtctcaaacagccccgaacctcatctatatatagggggagagggagggggcgcagcccttagggttcccacccctaaggggtgcggcagcccttagatgggagaggggtggcggccagggcaaggggaagggtggcgcacccctctggtgggccttaggcccacctaagctagggttcccccccttccccttttttctggtgcgcatgggctgggtgggggcgcaccagcccacttaggggctggttcccttccccacttagcccttctagcctcccggggtcgttgccccccttcggtggtgccccgggaccacctccggtggtcccggtggtcccggtacgttaccggtgatgcccgaaacacttccggtgtccgaaaccatccgtcctatatatcaatctttacctccggaccattccggagctcctcgtgacgtccgagatctcatacgggactccgaacaactttcggtaatctcgtataacaattccctataaccctagcgtcatcgaaccttaagtgtgtagaccctacgggtttgggagacaggcagacatgaccgagacacctctctggccaataaccatcagcggggtctggatacccatggtggatcccactagttccacgatgatctcatcggatgaaccacgatgtcaaggattcaatcaatcccgtatacgattccctttgtctgtcggtatagaacttgcccgagattcgatcgtcggtatacctataccttgttcaatctcgttaccggtaagtctctttactcgttccgtagcacgtcatcgtgtgactaactccttagtcacattgagctcatgatgatgttctaccgagtgggcccagagatacctctccgtcacacggagtgacaaatcccgatctcgattcgtgccaacccaacagacactttcggaggtacccgtagtgcacctttatagtcacccagttacgttgtgacgtttgatacacccaaagcactcctacggtatccgggagttgcacaatctcacagtcgaaggaaaagatacttgacattagaaaagcattagcatacgaacaatacgatctagtgctaggcttaggattgggtcttgtccaccacatcattctcccaatgatgtgatctcgttatcaatgacatccaatgtccatgatcaggaaaccatgatcatctattgactaacgtgctagccaactagaggcttgctagggacacattgtgatctattcattcacacatgtattactgtttcctgttaatacaattatagcatgaatgatagacgattatcatgaacagggaaatatcataataaccattttattattgcctctagggcatatttccaacaataccaATACATTATAGGAGACTAACGAATGCAGAATGGAATCACGTCGAAGAATGTCTGCAAAAAAGACTCACGAGTTGGAAAGGAAAACTGCTTTCCCTAGGAGAAAGATTGGTTCTCATAAACTCAGTACTAACTAATATTGGTACTAtatattatatattttttccAACTACCCAAAGGAGTCCTAAAAAGATTGGATTATTTTCAATCAAGATTCTTTTGGCAAGGAGACAGTGAGAAAAAGAAACATTGACTGACTAAATGCAATGTCGTCCGCCGACCAAAAGACCAGGGAGGACTGGGGATCCATGACCTAGAGGTTAAGAACTCAACCCTCTTGGACAAGTGGATTTTTAAACTACTTACGGAGGACGATGTCTGGCAAACACTCCTTAAACATAAATACATTGGCAGAAAACCGTTATCACAGGTCCTATGAAAACATGGTGACTCATATTTTTGGGCTGGCCTAATGGCGACTAAGAAACATTTCTTTTGCATTGGGGTATTTAAGATTAAGGATGGATCTGAAATTAGATTCTGGGAGGGCAAGTGGTTAGGTAATACCACCCTTTGAGAACAATATCCAACTCTATATAATATTGTATGGCACAAAGATGTTACACTTGCTTCTCTTATGCAAGATTCGCTACGAGTTGTGACGTTCACACGAGACTTAATTGGTATGAGACTATAGTCTTGGAACGCCTTGCTGGGACGCCTGGCATCGGTCCATCTGTCATAAGGTTCCGATGAGTTCTGTTGGAATTTATGTGGGAATGGGAAATTCTCGGTGGATTCCATGCATAGGGCGTTGGTACATGTTGTTGTGTCAGTCGATAATAACAAAAAAATATGAAGCATGAAGGTTCCACTCAAATTAAAAATATTCACGTGGTACCTTCGCAAAGGTTTCATCTTAACTAAAGATAATCTCGTCAAACGGAACTGGCATGACAACACGAAGTGTGTGTATTCTGTCCTAAAAAAGAGACAATAAAACACTTATTCTTCGATTGCCAGTTTGCATGATCTATTTGGTCAGCTATCCAGATGGCTTCGAACTTGTATCAACCAACTTCAGTAACCAATGTTTTTGATAACTCGTTAGTTGGGATTGATTATAAGTTTAGAACCATTTTAAGGGTAGGAGCGCTTGCCGTTATATGGTCGATATGACTGAGTAGAAATGACAAGGTTTTTAATGATAAAAATTCATCTCGTTTGCAGGTTCTCTTCCGATGCATAGGTATTCTTCGTTCATGGTCCACCTTACAATGGACGGAGTTTCGCGACCTTTTTACGGAGGCTTCTGTGCGACTGGAGAAGGTGACCAGGGATATTTTTATCCCACGTGGATGGCCGCGTGATCTCCGGATACGTCCTTCATAAACGACGACGATTTACGTCAACATAATTGTACTACGTCTATCGCTGTTATATTCACTGTTATATTTTTTGTACTTTTCGAATGTGTCTGTGTGCATCTTAACTATGCAGAGGTTGGGTGTAATGCTTAAAACTttttaagtaaataaaatcctTTGTAAAAAAGAAAGTATAGAACGTAGAAGCAATTCGTCCCTAGCTAGTAGTAGAGCAACCCTTCCGTCCCTATGACCTCGTCGTAAGATGAGGCCAGCAAGTCTTGGAAAGACGCCGCACCGAATGCGTGAGCAGCGCAAGGATCGTCAAGTTCAACGACCGTGCTGCTCCCGCTAGACTCCGGCAAGAATTCTTTGTCGTCTACGGGCCATGCAGCGCTGTTGCCGCCGGCAGAACTTGCACAAGCCGTccgtgacgatgacaacgacgacgatgacgacctcACGTCCCCGGTCATGGGCTGCTGCTGGATGAGCCCCATGAGCTCGGCGTACAGCTCCTCCGATCTACGCGTGAGCTCTTCGCCGTCGTCCGTGGCGATGGCGGCTTCgtcgagaggaggggggagggaggaTTCATCGGCGTCCGAGGCGGAAGGGCTGTCGATGGCCGCGGTAGGAGGTGTTGTTGACGGCACCATGGCCAGCAGGTGCCTCTTCTTGAGCTTGGTGTTCCAGTGGTTCttgacgtcgttgtccgttcggcCAGGGAGCTTGGCGGCGATCGCGGACCACCTGGTGACATAAGTTCAGCTGCCAGACTAATGTTTACGAGTAACAAAGAGATGCATGCAGCTAGCTAGCGATATACTCATCCGTTCatgaatataagttttttttcaaaaaaattattatgaaactatatacgaaacaaaatgagtgaatctatattttaaaatatgtatatatacatccgcATCTAGTCCTctaatgaaacctctaaaaagatttatatttaggaacggagggagtagtatatactTGCTTCCGATGTCGGCGTAGAGGGACAATATGAGGCTGTCCTCCTCGTCGGTGAAGCGGCCGTGCCGGAGCGCCGGGCGGAGGTAGTTAAGCCACCGTAGCCGGCAGCTCTTGCCGCAGCGGTTAAGGCCTGATCATCCATGCAGGCGTACACATACCAATTGTAAGAAAGGAAAGATGAACACTcggctgtaatttttattatgtttgaggTTTTTGTGTTCAACTTTATAATAGATCCGGGCCATtttcacacacacaaaaaaaaaaatcatgcatgCCAATCCAGCCAGTGAGAAAACATTCTGATGGTGTCAGTTTGATTCAAAAGGAAATTTTGTCCTTCGGCTCAAAATGAAAACCAAAATAAGCGAATTTCAGTTTGATTTTCGGTAATGggtgaaatatttctcacactgAAATTCAAAACCGTCCATGCACGCGCACAAATTAGTAGTAGGAATATATACTAGGGTAGAGCAAATAAACCACCTGCTTTGTATGGTAGTGTCATCCAGTTACCGGCATTGGCGAACCTCTGGACGAAGCTGGTGAGGATGGCATCCTCCTCCCGCGACCACGCCCCACGCTTCACACTCCGCCGGTCGCAGCACGGTGACCTCCCCATCGATCGCCGGAGAAGGCACAATGGCACAATGCACACGCCGGCTGAGGTGAGAGGTTCAGCTCGTCTAGGTGTGTCTTCCCCCGGCCGGCAGGAAATGAACgggttatatatatatacatgtatagATCCATCGAGCACCAGCGGCCCTGCTGCACCGAGCAAGTTGACCAAACATATTTTGTATAAGTATATATGTGACCCTGGAATGCATCAGACCTAATTAAGAGTTATCCCAAGCTAGGCCTTCATTCACAACCAACGATTAATCAATCATGCCTGTACAAAAAAGTTCAGGAAGCGACACTTCTTGCCGATGCGCGGGAGGCACAACACATGCTTGTTTACACTTGACAATTCGTCCTTAAAACTAGATTGAACTTGACGTGTATGGTGGCAACAAGGCCTCTTGCGTTATCTAAAAAGAATATGAGATCATCAGCTACATGAACATCATTCCATCCCCTCTAGTTAACAACGCAACTCCATACCACATCTTCCTATTGTACTACTTCAGTACTGGGATGTATGACTGTGCATCAAATGATGCACAAGCCAGGGTGATCCttcttttccaaaataataataacaataggtCTATACTACACTTTCGTGGATGGTGGCGTGTCCATACTTTAGTATGTGGGTGGTAGCACCATTTTCATCGAACGTGACATGGAAAGGCCAATTCATATGAAGTTGCATGTTCAAAGAACTTTCTGACATCAAGATTAATTCATAAGAGCAAGCTATTTTGCTTTGGCAAGGTTAAAGAGGTTGAAGACCAGTATAAGCAAATTTTTGGTTGCGAGACCTTTCTGGTATCTTGGTATCCCTATCCATCATGGTAAGATGCTAAATAATGAGTGGAAGGATATTGAGTATCTTACACAGGTGTCTTGTCCTCATTTacattgttttttttttttttttgcgatcaCTCATTTACATTGTTCTCACTAGCCAACCGATGTTTTTGGTATCCTTTTTCAAAATACCCAAGGGTACAAAAATGTTTAGATTAAAATTATAGATCTTTCCTATTTTGACAATGTGATGAACGTAAACATAAATATTGACTAGCTGAATGGGGGGGTCTTATTTGTGGGCCAAAAGATCATGATGGCCTCGGAGTTGAGGGCGCCAAACTAAAAAATAGGTGTTTACTTAGTACATCTATAACTCTACCTCTATATACAAATATAAAACGAGTGATTTGCGGAGATCTAACACATCTCACCCATTCATCCATCGAATGGTCTATGTTGCTCCGATTTTTAGTGCTAAACGTGTTTAGCATGTAATTAATATCATACCTAATATAAACTTTACTGCTAACCACGTGATTCTATCTTACCAAATATCGACATGCAATCAATATCTTTCCCAATGTTAACGTGCAATGCAGTTAATATATTTTATAGTATAATATGGTAATTATATTCTACCTAATATAAATATGCAATCAATTTCTTTCCTAATATTAAGGCGCAATGCAATTAATATTTTTTTGATATAACGTTGCGTTGCATGCACACAATTACTAGTGGTTATTCAAGTTACTGAGTGAGTATGTGGTCTGACATGAATTGCTTCGTAACAAATACCTCCACTCCAAGTCCCTCTCACAAGTAACAGTAAGACCGATAGATTCACCTTTTAAGAATGGTTTGATGAGGTTTAAGGAAGACCTTTCTAGGAGAGGTTTCTTTTGGATGGGGAAAGGTCAGGGCACGGAATTTTAGGAAGACACCTGAGTAGGTGATGCACCTCTTCAGGGACGGAACTAGGATTGGACGAAGCCCCGGGCCCAGGCTTGCTACAGGGCACCTACAGTGTTGCTATAATGCCCAAGATGCTACAGTGAAGATGTTGTTGATTTTGCATGCCCCAGGCCCAGGTCCCCTGCCTGGATCCTGGATCCGCCACTGCACCTCTTGGACACCAATATCAAATCTTTTATGATATCATTCAGTGGAAAATTGTTTCCCTTGCTTTGATCCTCAGGAGGATTACACTGAATGTCAAATTTTCGACTTGCTGCCAGGTATTCTACTTCTTACATAGGAATCTTTGCATAAGAGAAATATACAAAAGTAGTTTTGTGTTGTTTCCTTCTATTTTTGAATAAAGTCGACGTTATCCCATAATTACAATTGAAGATATTTTATTAAAACATATTCTGATGTTCACAGAAAATCATGAAAATGAGGGAACATTGATGTAAATCCTAGTCGATTGGTCAATGTGAAGTCGAGTCAAAGATCATCCATGCTAAGTATTTGACTTATACTATTCATGAGCCAAAGATGAGGCGCATACACAccaatgatatatttgatgtatgtgaTGTGGTGTTGTTTATTCTGCTCATAAAATATCATCTGTGCCATGGTAATTTCAGTCATCCATGTATTTTTGCCATAAGAGTAACTCTCCTAAGGACCATCAGAAAGACTATCACATTTATTGCCCAAAACAATAAGAACAGAAAACAGCTACACTTAGTGCAGGTTAAGTTTTTTAAACAATGGCAAAAGCTTTGCTAGATTTGTTTATTTAAGAAAGAGTGTGTAGTAAAAGGCCAAAGCCTTAAAACAAGTGGAGTATTAGAACCCCAAAGGGTTTCACACTCGCAATATTCCACAACGTCGCCCCCTTCTGGTGCTGAAGAAAATAGTTGACGGCATGATTGATACATTCTCGCACACTAGCGTTATGTTCATTCCAAATTGTCCAAGAGGCAATCATGAAAAGTGAAGCCGTGGCCTTTTAATTGGTAAGTTAAGAAAAAGGAGATAAATTAACATATGTCTACGCTCATGTACGTCGGTATCCATGGCATGACTAGGTTAGCCGATTATAGTTGCTTAATAGTACAATAAATTTTGGGTAGACATATATGGTAAGTAGGCCATTTCATAAACTTTTCTCACCAATGAAAGGATGTTGATTTCTTTAACGCCTAGAATTCACAGGAAGAATCTACGACAAAATGtgtaatactccctctgtaaactaatataaaaatgtttagattagtaaagtagtgttctaaatgctcttatattagtttacggagggagtacaatggaTTATCTCTCGGTGTTTGAATATCTCTATGAAACTACGCTGCGGTAGAACTTTTCTTGTGAACAGTAAAAGTAATCCCTTAGTCACGAAAATGTGGGCCTTTTCATTCAGGTATTTTTGGCGCTCGATTGTTTACAGCAACTTGATTTCAAAATAAAACAGATCCATGTAATAGAAGGAAAGCTTCAGACTTCAGCTCATGTCATAACGTCTACATTACACTACATCAACTCTTATTGCCTAAGTAATAGTGTAACTTAAAAAAAACGGTGCTGGTGTACGCTGCCTCACATGCATTTGAGCTGTCAAGTTTGAAAAGGTGGCACGATTTGAGCCTCCGGTTGAAGAGGCCGTTATCAGGTTGTTCAATAATACAGTATAACATTATAACCTAGTGTATCTAATCTGGCAGGAAGGTCCTGGGAAACTACATATGGTACAGATAAATATATGGAACAATCAACATGTATGTCATCCATGGACCTTGACAGTGCCAGTTTGTGCAACTAATGAAATGCAAGCAGGGTATGTCCGTTTCGAATGCTCAACTAAACTGTTCTTTTTATATGGCAGATCATGATGTTTCAGACAAGAGCGTCGTTGGGAGGAATGATGTACGAGGATCCCTTGGCGCCTTGATGTTGATTGATAACCTGAtcggaaaatgcaaaagaaagCGTGTCGTGTTTATACAGTAATAATATGAGGACACTGAATCATACGAGGACAAGCAATCACGTCACCGGCACCAAGATTTgttaaaaataaaaagtagtttTCCAAATGTATGGcgtacattttttaaaatttaaacTTTTTAACAATATTTTCTTGGGCATATTCTCGGATTTCTTTTATATGTTGTTGATAACATTTTTTTTAACATTTTAATAAATTATTTTACCAGAGAAAAATGGGAGACTTACTAAATGGGCTACTCCACTTTTGGTCCATGTAAGCTTTGTTGTCGTACTGAGCGGCAAATAGGAGGATGCCGCCCTTGTCTGACCCACATGGTTCACAGTACCCGGCCTGATAGGTCAAATTTAGGCTATATATAGCAGATCGTCTTTTTATCTACAAAGTGTGATGGATTAAAAGTTTCTGACCCAGGCCACACAACttcgaaagaaaatgaaaattacaAATGGGTCATTGGAGAAGTAAATGACATCTTTCCGAACGTGGATATTTGAAGCATAGGCTTTCAGCACGTCTTATCCTTACCCTTAAATGTTGCTCTAAGATCTATGCCACACAACTAACTTACTACATAaagttttctcttttttatttcttccaCATAAAAGAACATATGAACTTCAAACTTCGCATGATAACAAAAAATTCTTACTACAATGTGTAAAAAAACTTTCAGATTTTTTTCATcaattttttttccattttttttcatcAAACATAAATAAACAAAATCAGTTTTTTTGAGTAAAAAAACTATTTTTGTATATTTATGCTGGTAAATAAAAACTGAATTTTTCTCACATTGTAGTAAGAATGCTTAGCTGTCGTGCAAAGTTTCAAGTTCATATGTTGTTTTATTTtcaagaaacaaaaaagacaaatgaTGCTTGCATGAATAGCGATGCAGAAATGGATGGCTAGATAAGGGGATGTAGGAAAGTCTATGCTTTCTTAAATGTTAACCGACATCTTCCTCATGTATACGTCATCGGTGCGCCATACTTCGATGTCATGAACCCAGCCAAACTTTAAATCTATGATGGAATGAGAAATTGATGGGCTATGCAAGAAGATGATGGTGGCAAACATCTGAAGATCATATCGTCGGAGCGGAGAGGAGGATGAGTAAAAGGATCGTGCATGACGAGGACGATTGTCACCTCTGTAAACTAGTTCTAGACGCAAAGAAGATTTTGCTTTGTCTGTGCGGGCTTTAGCTACAAACTTGACTAACCGCCTCTCAGCAAAAAGCGACATtgaagagaggaggaggatggTACACAATATTTGATGATAGCTATCCAACGGTGGAGCTATGTGTGTTTAGGGGAGGGGGGATTAGACAAATCCTTGAAAGAAATTTTCATTAGGTGCTAAGATTAAAGATAAGTGTAGTTATTAACCCCCCTTGCCCCCAGCCATACTCGTCATGTGCACATGGATAAACTCCCCTCGCTTTGTGAGAATGCAGCCCCACCCCTGTGCGCGGCTCCGATGAGGGCACAACCGCCGGCCGCTCGCACCCGACGCCTCGCAGCGCTGCCCTCCGCTACTTGCCGCTGGTCCCACCTTCTACCTCTAGCCGGCCATGTTGGGCACTACCGATGCCCCATTCCCTGCCAGTTGCAGCAGAAAAGGACACCTGGTCCCAGCACGTCGCCGCGCCGGCATGAGTGCCTCCGTCGCCGCACTGCCTCACCTGTTTCATCCTACATCATCTTTTTTTATTTGCCCGTAGTAGCATTTGATTTCgccggttccagctttttagtttGCCGGTTGAAATATTTTCTTCTATCGATGAAGCTTCTGAATCGTCGGCTCCGCGCCTTGCAGCTCAGTTGGACTGCGGTTCCAgctcttgtgaccatggttgcagctCCCATTGCTTGGTTGCAGCACGTCATGCCGGCAACCGTGTCGTTCGCCATCACCGATGCAGCAAAAAAAGTCATCGGTAGTATACAAAACCAACAACGGTTGTAGCAAACAAATTGTCTTTTGTGGTCTCGCGGTGACTGTTTGTAGCAAAAACCGATGCAGGtttgtcggttgtagcaaaaaatcaaCATGGTTGTAACCTCGATGTTCCATCAGTTTCAAAAAAATTGCGCCAAGAGGTTGTAGCACCGAGGCTCGTCGATTGTAGCAAAAAATACCATGGTTGTAGCCTCGACAGCTCGCGAGGCGTATGGTTCCAACAAGCCGCGGACCCTGGTGCAGCCCCATGGCCGAGATCGAGGGGGCCGGGTGAAGCGTTGGATGGTTCGGTGGACGAGAATGGCGGGATGGCTTGGTGAAGATTGAAGAAGGAAAGGTAGGAGACGACATCGTGAAGGATAAGAGGGAAAGCGATGAATGAGTGGGCCATATGGGAACGCGTGGCGCATGAATATTACGAGGCGTGCTGCGGGACGTTCGATCCCAGCTGGATCCCGCGGCTCGCTTGCGATCGGCCGACGCCCCGGTCAAATCGTTTACCTTTGATTACTGTCCTATAGAGAACTTATGTATGTAATCAGTGTATCCAAGAGGCTCCTATTGAGCTATATATAGTTCCTCGGCTGATGTTAGATTTAAGCTCGATCAAAAGCTACTAAAGAGGCCGTTTATtgtcaaaaggaaaaaaaaaaaaaaaaaaaaactcaacAACTCCAAACAGTTTCTTCAGCTTTGCATACAAAATGCAATGAACTTTAGTAGGTGAACTCCGACGAACAAGTGGCATTATAGTATGTAATATGAACAAAGGTGCCCAACCAAAAAAAAGTGGAAATAAGAAATAGAATGCACCAGCCGGGAATCGAACCCGGGTCTGTACCGTGGCAGGGTACTATTCTACCACTAGACCACTGGTGCTTTTTGACTAATTCTTTTGCTTGGGCTAAATAACATAGGAGTTGAGAAAGAAAACTTATTTACAGCCATTCTGACATGGCACGTAGAGGTAATCTCAGTGTCGACCACGATTTTGAATTTTATTGGAACAGGTTGGGAGCGAAATACAGTTAGTGACACACTTTGACGAATCAATTTACATCCTTCAACACATTCTGCTGCCAGAAAGAGAAAAGGATGCTAAACCAAATTAATTGACTCGATGTGGCTGAACCCCGAGTACATAAATAAGATCCATTACAGCATACGGCATCAGGACAGAAGAAAATTAAGTTGTCGAAAGATCGAAGAGCAG includes:
- the LOC123447502 gene encoding transcription factor RAX2-like yields the protein MGRSPCCDRRSVKRGAWSREEDAILTSFVQRFANAGNWMTLPYKAGLNRCGKSCRLRWLNYLRPALRHGRFTDEEDSLILSLYADIGSKWSAIAAKLPGRTDNDVKNHWNTKLKKRHLLAMVPSTTPPTAAIDSPSASDADESSLPPPLDEAAIATDDGEELTRRSEELYAELMGLIQQQPMTGDVRSSSSSLSSSRTACASSAGGNSAAWPVDDKEFLPESSGSSTVVELDDPCAAHAFGAASFQDLLASSYDEVIGTEGLLYY